The nucleotide window GTTACCAACTAAAGGTACCGCTTCTTCATTTTTGTTTTCAGGAGCCGCAACCGGCGGTTCGGTTGCCGATACAACAGCTGCTTTATTTGGGGTTTTTTGTAAAGTGGTGTTTTCCTTTTGATCCCGCAACTAAAAAGGGTTAATAAAAAGGGTATGAGTATCGTTCTGATTTGTTTCATTGGATATAGGGTTCTTAATCCCGTGCTTGGGTTAGTTAATAGGAACGAAGGTATTTAAAATCGATAATGTTTATTGATGTTAAAGCGTTGTGCTGACGGAAACTGCCGGCGCTATTACCTTAAATGATGAAGATAATACCAGTACCCAAAAAAATCAGGAATAAACTAAGGAGAGTGTCTGGGGCTACTGTACCCTTAATTGTTGACCAGTAATACAGGAGCGCTATCCTATTTTATGTTGTGTTCTATATTGCCCGGGTGTAAGATTGGTGATCCTTTTAAAGATCTTGATAAAATACGATAGATTGTCGAAGCCGGTTTGCCGGGCAATAGCCTCCAGGGGCATATCATCCGTAATGATCAGGTATTGCGCTCTTTCGATCCGTTTTTCCTGGATAAAGGGTATTGGTCGCTCGCCCATATATTCCTTAAATAACCGGGAGAAATAATCAGGGTGGAGGTTAACCCTTCCGGCCAGGAGCTGTAAGCCTAGCGGGTTTTGCAGGTGTAGCTGAATATAGCTTACAGTATCCATAATAACAGAAGGTAAGGGGAGTGGGTTCTTTTGAGGGTTAGATGCCTCCAGGAACCGGGCAACCAGTTGCAAAAGAATGCCCTGTGTTTCGAGATAGCGGTTCGGCAGTTGGTGATTATTTAGCTGCTGGTACTCCCGGTAATACAGGCTTTTTTCATATACCCTCGGATTATCTGACCGGTTAATGCCCCGTCCGGGGTTGATCTCCAAAAGTCTTTGAATATTTAAAATATCCACGGGTTCTGCCTTGCGTTGTATAACGGCCCTTTTGCCCGAAAAAAGCGAGATGCCATCGGCCGAATCTTCAAAAAACTGGATAAAGTACTGGCTCAGCTGATCCTTGCACTCCAGGTTACAAAGTGTATAGCTGGGGATCATATACAAATGTCCCGGTAGCAGTTCAACTGCACCATGATGGGTCTGGATCAACCCTACGCCCTCATCTATATAATAGATACGGTAATATGGGCTGATCACATTTTTATAATTCCATTGAGTATTTAACCGAACATGATCAACATGCAGCAGCGAAAAACTATATTTTAAAACTTTTTTGATCATGGCTTTACCAGGCATTGAAATTAGCTATTAGAATTTATTTTCAAACCCCGCATGTCGGATTTGTTGTATAAAAGGTCTGTTTTATAGGATTAGAAACCTTAACTGTTACTGTATTTTTGTTATAACGGTTCATAACTAATAAGACCTAACGATTATTTATATGAAAAGAAGAGACCTTATAAAAGGATTGGCCATGGCCAGCCCGGCCCTGTTACTGGCCGACCCTGTAAAAGCCGGTTCCCTGCTGAACTTTAATGAGAAAATAGCCAAAGGGCCATTTCAGCCGGGCTGGGATTCATTGTCCGCTTATAAAGTGCCTGCCTGGTTTCAAAATGCCAAATTTGGCATCTGGGCCCATTGGGGTCCACAGTGTGAACCAGAGTCGGGTGACTGGTATGCGCGGGGAATGTACGTGGAAGGCAGCGCCCGGTATAACACACATCTGAAAAAATACGGGCATCCTTCTCAATTCGGGTTTAAGGATATTATCAATATCTGGAAGGCAGACCAGTGGGATCCTGAAGAACTGCTTGCTTTATATAAAAAGGCCGGTGCTCAATATTTTATGGCCCTGGCCAATCATCACGATAATTTCGACCTCTACAAAAGCCGGTATCAGCCTAACTGGAATTCCACCCGGCTAGGGCCTAAAAAAGATCTGATTGCAGGCTGGGAAAAAGCTGCCCGCAGGCAGGGATTGTATTTTGGGGTAAGCGTGCATGCCGCCCATGCATGGAGTTGGTACGAGCCGTCTCAGCAGGCTGATAAAGCCGGGCCTTACGCAGGTGTCCCGTATGATGGTACATTAACCCAAAAAGATGGCAAAGGCAAATGGTGGGAGGGGCTCGATCCGCAGGAGCTTTATGCGCAGCAGCACCCTTTAAGCGCCAACAGCGATGACGAGCGTACGATACACCAGCAATGGAACTGGGGCAACGGCGTTACACCACCCTCTAAAAAATATTGTGATCAATTTTTTAATCGCACCATTGACCTTATTAATAGCTACGATCCCGATCTTGTTTACTTCGACGATACCGCACTGCCGCTGTGGCCCGCCAGCGACGTGGGGTTAAAGATAGCTGCCCATTTTTACAATAAGAGCATACAAAAAAATGGTACTGTTGAAGCTGTGATCTTTGGTAAAATACTCGATGAGCTGCAGCGAAAATGCCTGGTATGGGATATAGAAAGAGGGCAGAGTAATGCCATTGAGGGGCTGCCCTGGCAAACCTGTACCTGTATCGGTAGCTGGCATTATAACCGGGACATGTACGAGAAGAAGAAGTATAAAACTGCAAAAACAGTCATCCATACCCTCGCCGATGTGGTTAGTAAAAACGGCAATTTATTACTAAGCGTGCCGGTAAGAGGCAATGGCTCCATCGACGATATAGAGCGGGGCGTGGTGGAAGAAATTGGGCAATGGATGAGTATGTATGGCGAAGCTATTTATGATACCCGGCCCTGGCGGATCTATGGGGAAGGTCCTGCTATGCAGGAGGCTATACCCCTTTCGGGGCAAGGATTTAACGAGGGTAAGGGCAAGCCTTTTACTGCTGCCGATATTCGTTTTACCGCAAAAGGCGACGACTTGTATGCCATTGTAATGGGATGGCCGGAGACCAATAACCTAAGCATCAAAAGCCTGAAAAAGGGAAGTGAATATTTAAAGAAAGAACTATCCCAAATAACGCTGGTGGGCAGCAGGGGAGCGGCATTGAAATTTTCCGTTGATGAGGAGGGCTTACAGGTGCAGTTACCAGGTGAAGCCCCTGCGCTGCCTTATGCATTTGTGTTGAAGGTAGTGTGATAGCTTTCTGAAAGTAACTGTAACTATCAGACACCTGGCTGGTAGTTGTGCCGCGTTATCAATAAAATTATAAGACGCTGCGGCCTGCTGATTGTTGTTTCCAGGTGATTTTTTTGTATATTAGAGTAATGGGGTCTTCGT belongs to Niabella yanshanensis and includes:
- a CDS encoding AraC family transcriptional regulator; amino-acid sequence: MPGKAMIKKVLKYSFSLLHVDHVRLNTQWNYKNVISPYYRIYYIDEGVGLIQTHHGAVELLPGHLYMIPSYTLCNLECKDQLSQYFIQFFEDSADGISLFSGKRAVIQRKAEPVDILNIQRLLEINPGRGINRSDNPRVYEKSLYYREYQQLNNHQLPNRYLETQGILLQLVARFLEASNPQKNPLPLPSVIMDTVSYIQLHLQNPLGLQLLAGRVNLHPDYFSRLFKEYMGERPIPFIQEKRIERAQYLIITDDMPLEAIARQTGFDNLSYFIKIFKRITNLTPGQYRTQHKIG
- a CDS encoding alpha-L-fucosidase, with translation MKRRDLIKGLAMASPALLLADPVKAGSLLNFNEKIAKGPFQPGWDSLSAYKVPAWFQNAKFGIWAHWGPQCEPESGDWYARGMYVEGSARYNTHLKKYGHPSQFGFKDIINIWKADQWDPEELLALYKKAGAQYFMALANHHDNFDLYKSRYQPNWNSTRLGPKKDLIAGWEKAARRQGLYFGVSVHAAHAWSWYEPSQQADKAGPYAGVPYDGTLTQKDGKGKWWEGLDPQELYAQQHPLSANSDDERTIHQQWNWGNGVTPPSKKYCDQFFNRTIDLINSYDPDLVYFDDTALPLWPASDVGLKIAAHFYNKSIQKNGTVEAVIFGKILDELQRKCLVWDIERGQSNAIEGLPWQTCTCIGSWHYNRDMYEKKKYKTAKTVIHTLADVVSKNGNLLLSVPVRGNGSIDDIERGVVEEIGQWMSMYGEAIYDTRPWRIYGEGPAMQEAIPLSGQGFNEGKGKPFTAADIRFTAKGDDLYAIVMGWPETNNLSIKSLKKGSEYLKKELSQITLVGSRGAALKFSVDEEGLQVQLPGEAPALPYAFVLKVV